ACAAAAACTACTGAAGTGGCGGACGCTGGACGGTGAGCCGACGCAGTATTTTCCCGCCCAGAGTCGGGGCAAGGCCATTCTGCTTTTAGAACAGGCGCTGCAAAATGATCGCTTTACCTTACAACAAAAACAACATTTTTTTAAGTTGAAGAACTACATAACCGATTGAATGGTTAAACGTCAGAAGTTGCCTGTACGCTGCTTTTGAGAGAAACGGGATATGTTCGTCTTTGATAATGTCTTTGTTCAGTCAAAAAAATGTAAGAGTTGTAGATTGACAGTTATAAAAATGGAATTAGAAAAAATTTTGTAATCTTAAAAAATTTGGGAGACATTCAGAAAGTCCATAAAAAACTCTTTCATCTTTCCGCCAAATCCTTTAATTTAAGCGCGCTGGTACAAATAGAAAAAAAATATGGAAGTCGTAAAATATTTGAAAAATTACTGGCAGCTTAGCAGACCGTTGAATGTGTCGATTGCCATGATTACCATTTGGGTGGCCGCCTTTATAACGCCGCAGTTTCACTTAAACTACAAATTATATTTTGCGGCGGTGATTGCCGGTTTGATGACCGCAGGAGCCAATATCATTAACGACCTGTACGATATTGATATCGACCGCATCAACAAGCCCAATCGTCCGCTGCCTTCGGGCAGAGCTACCCAAAAAGAAGCGCGCGTCTATTTTGTGTTAAATTACGCGCTGTCTTTTGCGCTGGCCGCTTTTTGCGGACTGCCCATGTTTATGGTTACATTTTTAATCGGTTTGTTATTGGTTTATTACAGCAGCCATCTAAAGCGAACGGTGCTCTGGGGAAATCTGGCGGTTAGCCTGGCATCGGCCATTGCTTTTATTTACGGAGCCATGTCGGTCGGCGATTGGCGGGCCGGGATTATTCCCGCCGCATTTGCTTTCTTTTTTCATCTGGGGCGGGAGATCGTAAAAGACATGCAGGACCTGGAGGGCGATGTTCAAAATCAAAGCATCACCTTTCCGGCGCGCTTTGGCCTTAAACCGTCTATTGTGTTGATCAATTTTGTTTTCATTTTTTTGATAATACTTACGATTATACCTTATATTCTGAAAGTTTATGGCGAAATGTACTTATGGATTGTGACGATAGGCGTTCATAGTGTGCTGATTTTTGTAAGTGTATTCTTATGGTTCAGGAATGATCGCGCGGTGTTAGGGAAAATCAGTCATTTGTTAAAGCTGGATATGCTGGTTGGTCTGGCAGCCATTTATTTAGGAAGTTAGTATGTTATTTTCATTAATCGAAAATTTAGAGAGGCTGGATATTGTACTGGCTTCTGTTTCTCCCAGAAGGTTTGAGCTTTTAAAGCAGATCGGGCTGGAATTTAAAGTGATTCCGTCCGATTTTGAAGAAGAAATCCAACATCAAAGCAGTATCAGAGATCTGGTTTTACACAATGCCAGACATAAAGGATTGTTTGTTGCCGAACAAAATCCGAAAGCCCTGGTGATAAGCGCCGACACGGTAGTGGCGATCGACGGTCAGGTTCTCGGAAAGCCGGAAAACGAAGACGACGCGTTTCGCATGTTACAACTTTTAAGCGGGAAGACACATCAGGTTTACACGGGCGTTGGCTTATTTTTAAAAGAGTATGAAGGATTAAAGTTGGATACGGTTTGTACGAATGTAACGTTTCGGCCGTTAAGCGAAGAGGAAATATTAGCCTATATTAATACAGGAGAACCTTTCGATAAGGCGGGCGCTTACGGAATTCAGGGACAGGGGGCGTTGCTGGTTGAAAGAATTGAAGGGTGTTATTACAACGTGGTTGGTTTCCCTTTAACGAAGTTTTTTTTAATGTTAAAAGAATTTATGAAACACTATATCATCGGGTAAGGCAAAATGGAAGAGATAAAGCGTATTTTAATGATAGACGACGACCGTCATATGCATCGTATTTTACAATTGTATTTACGCAACAGCGGCATCGTGGTCGATGGCGTGAGCAGCGGCAGGCTGGCATTACATAAACTGGAGCAGGAAACGTACGATCTGGTTTTAACCGATATTCAGATGCCAGGCATGGACGGCAAAGAATTAATCCAGAAAATCCGGAAAAAATTGCCTGAAATCCCCATTCTCATTATTTCTGCCTATGAAGAGGAAAAATTTGAGGCTGAAATTAAAACCATGAAAAAGATTCAGATGGTCGCCAAACCGTTCGACCAGACTACCATCCTGGAGAAAATCAGGGCATTATTGAATTCCAATGATATATCTGCAAATTAAAATCATGAATGATCACTTTGTGCGTAAAAATTTAATCTATCAGGCGAGTAAAAGTTAAAATGGATCAACAAGTAATAAATCTGACGCTGGTTATTCTTGGCCTGGCGTTGTCTTTTGTGTTCGCCGGGGCCGAAGCGGCCTATACGGTTTTTAATAAATTGCGGCTGGAAATATGGAAAAAGCAAAAGGTGAAATTAATTAAGCCGCTTACTTATTTTCAGCACAAACCGGAAGATTTTTTTTCCACCATTCTTTTCGGAAATAATATTGCCAACATTTTAACCACCACCTTTGCCACGGTTTTGTTGGTTAAGTTTGTGGACGAGGGGAGCGCCTGGCTATTAATTACCGCCGGAATTCTGATCTTTGGCGAGATCATTCCCAAAAGTCTGTTCAGAAGTCTGGTTAATCAGGTGATTCGGCCGGTTTCGGTCATCATATACCTTTTTTACTGGATTTTTAAACCGGTGATTAAATTTCTCAATTTTTTGGTTGATATCTTTTTAACGCTGTTTAGAATACGACACGAGACCACGCGCGATTTTTATTCTAAAGACGAATTGAAATTGTTGTTGAAAGAAGGATATGGCGACAGCCGAAAGAAACGGCCGGAAATGGATTATATCGACAATATTCTGCATTTTGGGCACATAAGAGTCAAAGAAGCCATGACGCCCAGAACAGAAATGGTGGCAGCCCCCGATTCAATTTCCATTGAAGAATTAAAAGATTTATTTATCAAACACAATGTGATGCATATCCCGATTTATGAGGACGATCTGGATAATGTGATTGGCATTGTCTTTTTGTGGGAGTTTTTCAACGGCGCCCAAAACATTAAAGATATCCTTACTCCGCTGGAAATGGTGCCCGAAAACTTAAGCTGCGCGCGTTTAATGCAGGAATTTAAAGCTAAAAATATTTCGGTGGCGCTGGTGGTTGACGAATATGGCGGTACGGCCGGACTGGTAACGATGGATGATCTGATTGATGTTATGTTTGGCGATTTCCCTGAAATGTTCGAAGAAACACCTAAAATTAAAAGACTAAACAGACATACCTGGGTGCTGGACGGCAATTTTCCTCTGGACGATCTGAGCGAATTAACAGGCATCGAATTTCCACAGGGCAATTTCGAAACGATTGCCGGCCTGGTGCTGGAAAAGTTGGGACACATCCCGCAAAAGGAAGAAACGGCTGTTTTCGAAGATTTTAGAGTGGTGATAACAAAAGCAAACAGGCGTAAAATAGAAGAAGTTAAGTTGATTAAAAATTTAAAGTAAAAAGCCACCGTTAACGGTGGCTAATACTCTTCAGGATTGCTGTTTTCCCTGTTTTCTGCGTTTACGTGGACGCGTTTTTCCGTATGAACCGCGAAAAATTTTACCGCGACGTGTTCTACGATCTCCTTTTCCCATCAATCCTCCAATCGTTAACTTGTTCGGCTTAAATTTAGTAAATTTCGAAAACGCAGGCAAATTCGTCTGGCACAACCGCTAAACCTGTTAAACTTTACTTTAACTTTACTATTGACTGAGCCTGGCAATTAGGGTGAGTACTCCTTACGCTGTTTACGGGAATATTGCTTCAGGATGTAGCCGGCTTCCGGGCCGAACTGCAGAATAAAATGGAGAATGGATTTTCGGGCATAGTTTTCCAGAAAAGTGGAATGCGGCAGGGGGGCAAATAGCAAGGTGCGGATGTTTTGCGCTTTTAACACACGGGCGTCAATCCATTGCTTTCTGAATGTTTGTTCGGCGGCCATGTAAGCTTCGCATTGAAATTGTTTGCACCAGTCGCCCACCAGGCGGCTGGCGTCGCCTTTAAAATCCAGTTTGCTCGAACGGTAAATTTGCAGCGGTAAATGCAGCCATTTGACAAGTTTTAAATGAAGCTCAAACAACAGGTCTCCCAGATACACGAAATCCGTGCTGTACAGGTCTTCAATTTCCGGCAGGTAGTATTCGGCAAAAGGAAAGTTGTGAAACAGGTGGCGGAGCGTTTTTACATGTTTTTGTTTCCAGAAGGTTTGTTCCACCACTTTGCGTTTAAATATTTGATTTTCACTCGCTTCGTGTTGTACGGGAATGGTTAAAACATCTTCCGGCGTGTTTAGTGGAGCAGAACGATTAATGCGCGCTCCCTTGCTGAACGGAAGATGATCGGCAAAGATCGCGATCTGGCACTGAGACATTTGCCAGAAGTACATTAGATCTGGTAAAAATGTCGGACGAAACGTCGAAAGAATCATTGCTTTATTTTGCTTATCATTAATTTAACAATCTTTTTTAAATTCAGCGTTAAATCTTGCCAGGCAAAAAATAATTTAGCTTTTAAGGAGATGGGAAAGATCAGTTTGTGTAAAAAGATTTTCTCCTTTGTCCATTTGTACTTGTAAGGTTCGTTGCCGCGCATAAAATCGAATTTTTTCAGCCCCATGGCGATGGCATCTTCAATGGCTTTTAAAATGATCTGGTTGCCCAGGCCGTACTGGGTGTAAGCCGGATCAAAGCCGCCCTGCATGTACATCATACTGCCGTTAAATTTATAGCAATACAGGCTGCCAATCACTTTATCTTTGTCCCATATCTGGTACAACTGCAGCCAGTTGTTCTTTAAAAAGATTCTGGCGATTTGCTGATGGAATGTACCGCGTCGCTCAAAGTTGAATTTACTGGCGGCCTGTTTGGCTTTAAAGCGCTGATCGTGTAAAACAAAAAGATTTTCAATGGCCCGCTCAATCTGCGAAAAATGCTCTACAAGTTCGATCCGAAATCCGGCGCGCTCCAATTTATTCCGCGCCCGCTTCAAATTGGAGCGGAAATTTTTGGACAAAGAGCTCATCAACTGTTCTGCGCTTTGAGGCAGGGGAAGAAACGGGCAGACCTTGATGCGGTAGTGATAGACATTGGTATTCAAAATATTGGCCAGTTCTTCCTTTTCCAGGAGCAAGGTGGAATCGTCATGGATGTTTTCAAACAGTAAAACATCAAAACGCAAAAAGAAATCAACCACACGGGGCTCACCAAAAATCTTTTTTAAGATGACGACCTTTTTATCCGGCGCGCAAATAAGGTCCAGATAGTCGCTGGATTCTATTTCGGTGCCCATTAATTGTAATGTTTTTAATCCCTTTTTCCGCCCATGAATTTTAAGATGACTGAACAGGGGAAGAATGGCGATTAATTCTCTGGTTTCTATGTTGCGCACGGTAATGATAGCCGGCTGTGGGCGCACGAAACGCTCCTTGTAAATCTGCCACCAGGTATGGAGCCACTCGAATGTCAAAAAGATGGAGTCCGGCTTTACTTCTTCTACCAATTGTTGCCATTCTTTTTGAAGCGCATCGAACTCGGAATCCGTTTTTAAAATATTTATGAGAATTGACATGTATATTCCTGCTTTAATTGATTGATTAAATTTAAATATTCGAAAGGTTCCTTCCAAAACATTAATTACCTATCGCCGTCTCTGAGTGGTCGGATGGGTTATCAGAAGGATGTAAGTCAATAAAAAACAGGCTAAGATGAATTGTTTTCCAAGCGCCCATATAAATTTTTTTAAGCCAAAATTTAAAAAAGTAATTCAAGCAACGAATTATGTAGTAGAACGAACAGTCAACCAAACAAAAAGAGGATTAGGAGGTAAAGTCATGGGTGCAGACTTAACCAGAATCAACACCAACATTCCGGCCTTACAGAATGTAGATATTCTGTCCCGGGTGAGCGATCAGATCGCAAAACATCAGCTTCGGCTGGCAACCGGCAAGCGCATTAACTCGGCTGCGGAAGATCCTGCCGGTTACATGTTGTCCCGCGGCCTGGAATCGCGCAGGCGCGGTTTGCAGGTGGCGCTGGATAACGTTTCTAACGCGCAGAACATCCTGGATGTGGCAGAAGGAGCGTACGCCAACATTATGGATATTCTGCAAACGTTGAAAGAAAAAGCCACGCAGGCTGCCGACGGAAGCTTGAACAGCACACAAAGAGCGGCCATTGACGGGCAGGTATCGGCCTTGATCACTGAGATCGATGATATTGTAAACAACACCACTTTTAACGACAACACCTTGATTGACGGAAGCTTTGATACGGCATTTCAGACAGGCGAAAAGGGAAGCGAGCAGTTGCAGGTTTCGCTGGGGGCCGCCGACAGCGCTTCATTGGGTATCGATAGCATTGATTTAACGACCGCCAACGGGGCAAGCACGGCCATTTCAACCATCACCACGGCCATTGATAACCTGGCGCAAAAGATGAGAACCCTGGGCGAATACAAGGTGCGCCTGCAGTCAAAACAATCGAATCTCTCTGTAGCTATTACCAACACCGAAGCGGTGCGCAGCACGCTGGAAGACGCCGATTTTGCCAGAGAGCAGACGGAAGTGATGAAACTGCAAATTCTGCAGCAGACTTCGCTGACTTCTTTAACGCAGGCCAATGCCGCTCCACAATTAGTTTTACAAATGTTCCGTTAAGCCAACCCCAACCCGGCCCTTAAGGCGAGGATGCTTGCATCTTCGCCTTATTTTTTTGACGACATGCCCTTTTTTTAAACAGCCATCAGTAATGCCCCTAAATAAGTTTGTTTGTAATGGTAATATTTTCTAAAATTGCAGAAAGAAAAACCAAACCGGAAGTAAAGATGAACTGGGATAAACTCAAAAGTCCGAACACGTTTTTATTGATTTTTTTGTTAATCATTTTAACGGCTATGATGACCTATTTATTGCCGGGCGGAGAATATCAGTTTATTGAATCGGGCGGGCGAAAGATCGTTGATCCCCAATCATATCAGGCTGTTCCTGGTAATCCGCAGGGGAT
This sequence is a window from Caldithrix abyssi DSM 13497. Protein-coding genes within it:
- a CDS encoding geranylgeranylglycerol-phosphate geranylgeranyltransferase, which codes for MEVVKYLKNYWQLSRPLNVSIAMITIWVAAFITPQFHLNYKLYFAAVIAGLMTAGANIINDLYDIDIDRINKPNRPLPSGRATQKEARVYFVLNYALSFALAAFCGLPMFMVTFLIGLLLVYYSSHLKRTVLWGNLAVSLASAIAFIYGAMSVGDWRAGIIPAAFAFFFHLGREIVKDMQDLEGDVQNQSITFPARFGLKPSIVLINFVFIFLIILTIIPYILKVYGEMYLWIVTIGVHSVLIFVSVFLWFRNDRAVLGKISHLLKLDMLVGLAAIYLGS
- a CDS encoding Maf family protein; the protein is MLFSLIENLERLDIVLASVSPRRFELLKQIGLEFKVIPSDFEEEIQHQSSIRDLVLHNARHKGLFVAEQNPKALVISADTVVAIDGQVLGKPENEDDAFRMLQLLSGKTHQVYTGVGLFLKEYEGLKLDTVCTNVTFRPLSEEEILAYINTGEPFDKAGAYGIQGQGALLVERIEGCYYNVVGFPLTKFFLMLKEFMKHYIIG
- a CDS encoding response regulator; protein product: MEEIKRILMIDDDRHMHRILQLYLRNSGIVVDGVSSGRLALHKLEQETYDLVLTDIQMPGMDGKELIQKIRKKLPEIPILIISAYEEEKFEAEIKTMKKIQMVAKPFDQTTILEKIRALLNSNDISAN
- a CDS encoding hemolysin family protein → MDQQVINLTLVILGLALSFVFAGAEAAYTVFNKLRLEIWKKQKVKLIKPLTYFQHKPEDFFSTILFGNNIANILTTTFATVLLVKFVDEGSAWLLITAGILIFGEIIPKSLFRSLVNQVIRPVSVIIYLFYWIFKPVIKFLNFLVDIFLTLFRIRHETTRDFYSKDELKLLLKEGYGDSRKKRPEMDYIDNILHFGHIRVKEAMTPRTEMVAAPDSISIEELKDLFIKHNVMHIPIYEDDLDNVIGIVFLWEFFNGAQNIKDILTPLEMVPENLSCARLMQEFKAKNISVALVVDEYGGTAGLVTMDDLIDVMFGDFPEMFEETPKIKRLNRHTWVLDGNFPLDDLSELTGIEFPQGNFETIAGLVLEKLGHIPQKEETAVFEDFRVVITKANRRKIEEVKLIKNLK
- a CDS encoding 30S ribosomal protein THX, which produces MGKGDRRTRRGKIFRGSYGKTRPRKRRKQGKQQS
- a CDS encoding WbqC family protein, which translates into the protein MILSTFRPTFLPDLMYFWQMSQCQIAIFADHLPFSKGARINRSAPLNTPEDVLTIPVQHEASENQIFKRKVVEQTFWKQKHVKTLRHLFHNFPFAEYYLPEIEDLYSTDFVYLGDLLFELHLKLVKWLHLPLQIYRSSKLDFKGDASRLVGDWCKQFQCEAYMAAEQTFRKQWIDARVLKAQNIRTLLFAPLPHSTFLENYARKSILHFILQFGPEAGYILKQYSRKQRKEYSP
- a CDS encoding GNAT family N-acetyltransferase, which encodes MSILINILKTDSEFDALQKEWQQLVEEVKPDSIFLTFEWLHTWWQIYKERFVRPQPAIITVRNIETRELIAILPLFSHLKIHGRKKGLKTLQLMGTEIESSDYLDLICAPDKKVVILKKIFGEPRVVDFFLRFDVLLFENIHDDSTLLLEKEELANILNTNVYHYRIKVCPFLPLPQSAEQLMSSLSKNFRSNLKRARNKLERAGFRIELVEHFSQIERAIENLFVLHDQRFKAKQAASKFNFERRGTFHQQIARIFLKNNWLQLYQIWDKDKVIGSLYCYKFNGSMMYMQGGFDPAYTQYGLGNQIILKAIEDAIAMGLKKFDFMRGNEPYKYKWTKEKIFLHKLIFPISLKAKLFFAWQDLTLNLKKIVKLMISKIKQ
- a CDS encoding flagellin → MGADLTRINTNIPALQNVDILSRVSDQIAKHQLRLATGKRINSAAEDPAGYMLSRGLESRRRGLQVALDNVSNAQNILDVAEGAYANIMDILQTLKEKATQAADGSLNSTQRAAIDGQVSALITEIDDIVNNTTFNDNTLIDGSFDTAFQTGEKGSEQLQVSLGAADSASLGIDSIDLTTANGASTAISTITTAIDNLAQKMRTLGEYKVRLQSKQSNLSVAITNTEAVRSTLEDADFAREQTEVMKLQILQQTSLTSLTQANAAPQLVLQMFR